GAAGTAACACACACAATTTACATATAGtaataatttattctgaaatgttcattttagtCTCTGTTGAGACATCACCCATGTCTCATTAATAAAAGAGCAGCCATCTCACCTCAAATACCAGAATATACAACAAGTTACAGCATAGCAAAAAAACTCTACCTACTTTAAGATAAAATCTAATTcaggtaaaataattttgttcaagGTTTTACAGTtacacagttttccttttttttttttttgcagagcaCAAAGAAAGTGTAAATTGTTACACCATAACTATCTATGCACATTATGTGACCACAGAAATGTTAATCattacttcagaaaatgaaccATCAGTTCCATTCATGCAGAAAAGCAGGCTGGGAAAGCTTGTTCAGCAGAAACCATATTACTGTGAATTTCACAGCCACATGATTAATTATGGGGTTAGATGGACTCACAAATACTAAAACTGAGTATACTTTTTTGCATAAATAATACCAATTCTTCCCTGATGTGGTTTAGTCAGTCTGTAATCTAGAAATGATTGATAAAGCAATATGACTATCATCTCTATCTGCAATGTCCCATGATTTCAATGACAAGCAATATTTAAAGGATTATGGGATGGGACGCTAATTAAATACATGTTAAACATACTGTACAAATATACTTGCGTTAGCAATTTTATTCCAAACTGTCAATCAGGTATTCCTCCAAAATATTACCAGTGAAGACAAAGTATACTATCAAATATGGCTTCCAGAACAAGGACCGTCTAACAAGAATCAAACCTATttacaacaaataaaaacaacaaaaaatcaatCCCCAATCGTTtagtttcatttgaaacaaaatttctaaATAGCTGCTGTATATAATACATcagttttatttagtttttgttGCACTTAAACAGAAGTTACCAGGTAAGAGCCAGAGTGACGTTTAGGACTCTGAGTTCCACTGGAGTCTGGATTTTCAGACTTGGAGTCACGTTTCTTCGTGCTGTTATTTACTGGTGTTGGTATTTGTGATGGCCGAGCTGAACTATTGTCCACACTACTCTTCCTGCGGCTTGGATTGTAGTTGAAAGGAGTCACTCTTGCTGCAACAGCACCAATGGGGGAGCTATGTTTGCTTGAGCTGCTGGAACTGAATGGTGTACGCTCACTTAGAGtactttcattattttctggtGCAGGAACAGGATTATTCTGCAGAGGCTTTGTTTCAGTGCCTTTCTTGTCTGGACTGTCTATCTGAAAGAAAGAGTTCAGACGGTTTTCTAAACCAATGGTACGAACAGGAACACCTCCATTCcctggggtttgtttttcttgaatcTCTTTAGAATCTTTACCATTCATACCCCCTTTCTCTGAAACACTGTCAATAACAGGGGGAGTATTTCCAGTTGGGGACCTTCCAGATCGAGGATTGTTAATTGGGCAGTCCTCTATCCTCACCCACACGTCCTCTGTCTTAGAGACAGCTGGTGCCATCTGATAGATGAGAGTTTTGGCATCGGAGCCATTTGTGGCACCCGAGGAAGAATGCTGAGGATCATTCATTATCTGaggaatttcattttcttttatttttctccaagtaCCTTTTGCTGGTGCTTGGCTTTCTTTACTTTGCCTATGTCCAGAAAGAGAACTTCCATGTTGCTTTTCATCTtcactttttgccttttcactgGATTCTGAAGAAGCTGACAGAATTGATGAGGAACTTCCAGTTCTTCGCCAAGTGCTTACACGAGGAAGTGACGAGGAATGCTTACTATGCTCACGCTTCCATGTTCCTGATCTATTGATCAGCAATCTAGATGGACTCTCAGAATGAGAACGAGCTATATCATGACGTTTTGCGGGTCTCCCATCATATTCTACAGAAGGGCTCAGATTAGGGGGTAATTTTCGCCAACCACTAGTCTGGGCAGTTGAATGAGTGGATAAAGACATATCAGGAAGAGACGGACTTAAAACTGGGGTCTGTAGTTGGGACCTTGTGGGAGAATCTGGCCTGGAAGGAGACAGAGATTCAAATGAAGCTGACTCTTCTAATTTCCGTCTTAGAGTTGGGCTCGGAGCTTCTTTAATAAAAGTTGACTGACGAACGAGAACAGGTCTCTCGGATCTGTCAGATTCACTTCCACTAGATTTTGTAGATGACATTCTGGATAGTTCAGTCTTTTTGTTTGATCCACCACTGCTGAGAGCTTGGTTTAACCCTTTTGAAGCAGACTCACTTCGTGGAATGCTACTGGTACTCTTAGGTAAGGCAGTTTGCTTTGTAAGGTTTTGCTGGCTCATCTGCCTGCCTGGTGATGTATATGACATTCTACCTGAACTTGAAGATTTTGTTGAAGCTGTGCTAGGAGATGATGTCCTTGGCAACTGCGACAGTTTGTTGGGAGGACTTATACCATTTTTTCCTGGGGAAATTGAGTTTCGGCCAGGAGATTGCAGAGGCCTACTTAATGGCTGCTGTTGAGGTCTAGAAGGAGTGGAGTCTCTAGATCCTGATCTGGAAGGTCCTTTACTTGATCCACTCTGGTTCAACCCTGATGGTTGCCTAGTTACAGGAGCTGGCTCAGGTTTCACTGACGACTTGACTCCTCTTGGAGAACTAGTCAAACTTTGGCCTTCACTCGGACTCTTGGAGTTCGTGTTTTTGAGTGGGGGACCTTTTTTGGAAACAGGACTAGTACTTGAAGAACTGTTTCGAACTCCTGGAATATGGATCATTGTCCTACCACGTGAAATTGAAGGCACACTTGTCTGTTGTGGTTGCTTCAACTGGCTTGAAACTTCTGAATTGGAGCGAGCTTTTCCTGTAATTATACTTTTATAcactttcttccctcctttgaTTCCCCTAGTTTCAGATTCTATTTTTTTAGACTCCAGTGTACTCTTCTCTCCTGGCTTAAGAATTCTTGGACCTTTATTACTAGtgaaaggtttttcttcttggtcTGGAGTAAGATGAAATGGTGACCCTAGAGAAATACCAGATTTTAATGAAAGGATAGAATCAGAGTCTGATGAAGCTTGTCTAGATAGtgatgcagcagctgcagcttgaTGCAAGCTACTAACTATAGAATTTGCACCTTCTTGTATAGCTTTCCAGTCAAAGTTCTCTGAATCAGGTGAGAAACCATGTTCTGAATCCGGCCTCTGTATCTCTCTCAAATCCAGTGTTAAATCTTCTGCCAAAATACCACCTGTAtttctggaattatttttttcactttcactcTTTAttcttgagggttttttctttttaggcatAGCAGAACTAATGCATTCCTGCAAAAGATCATCTTCTGAGTCAATACTAAGAGAACTCAGAGAGCTGTTTCTAGAGAAACATACAGGAGTATCTTCAACGTGAAATGACTTAGGTGCATAACCAGAAGTCTGTGGTCTGTTTGATTCCATCTGTGAGTCAGGAGCCTCAGTATGTTTTGCAGGTTCTCCttctttgttgttattgttttcttGGTCAATATCACTGAGGGAACTAAGAGATgaattgcaagaaaaacaaacaggtgtgttttcaatagcaaaattctgcattttctcatCTGTAGCTGCTCCTCTGTCTGGAATATCTTTAGTTGACTGAGAGAAAGTTTTAGGCTGGCTTCTGCCCGTTGGGTGTTTCTGACAAACTTGTGTCCTGTTACTTGGTTGCTGATTTGAAGACTGTTCTGGATTAGTGCAGTCTTTAGTTTCCgtttcctttgcttcttttccttgtcTTAATTCTGCCTTCTCCCTTGAAAGGtcaacatcatcatcatcaaaatCTAAAGAACTTAGGGAATCATTCCGTGAAAAACAATAAGGAGTTCCCTCAATAGGTGTGTAATGATGAGGGGAATCAAATGCAAAGCTTCCTCTTACACGCTCTTCATTATTTGGCAATTTGTCATTAAAAtctcttgaattatttttaagattctGTTTCTTCGCGTCTCTGTTCTCTGGATAGCTTCTTTCATTATTAATATTGCTTTTAGGCTCTGTGGTTTTTCTTATACGTGTTCTGTATTCATTATTTTGGGGAACAGGCTTTACTGGTGATGTTGGCTTCTTTTTCTCACCTTCTGGTTGGTTTTTATTACTTAGAGATGAAGATGCTTGTTGAATTTGATCCATTATCTTCTTTACTCTGAAAGGTTTgtgactttttccttttggcatAGCTGAGTTAATGCACTCAGCCAGAATATCAccctcttctgttttgtcatcATCCAGGCCTGGGGTAGTCACAGTTGAGCTTTTTGCTCTCTGAGAGTCATCAGTACTTCTACCTTCTGTAGGAATGGTGTCTCGCTTTTCAAATTCCCCTGACTCTGCTCCCGTACCCACACTGTCTACATTGGCCAACTCACTCGGGGGCGATTCTATGGTGAGATCACTCAGAGATGTAGCTGTTGAAAAATTTATTGGTGTACCCTCAACACAATATACCCGTGGCATATCATCTCCCGGTGTAAAACTCACATGCTTTTGGGATTGCAGTCTGCTTTGTGAAGGCAAAAGTTTGTAAACTGGCAACTGGCTGGGCTTTCTGGCTACAGGAGGAGGTATTTTTGGAGCAGATGCTTGAGAAGGCTTTTTGGCTTTACGTGAAGACTTTGTTGGCATTGCAGAAATAATACACGCTTCCAGTATTTCAATATCATCATCATCAGAATCATCCAGAATGTCTTTTTCTGCATCAGTAGGCTTCTCCGCTTTCTTCTCTTGGTTATCCTTTGTATCATCTGACTGTTCAGGTTCTGCTTCATTTCCATGTTCATTTTCATGAACCGGAGGCATTATTCTTAACTCTACATCTTTCTGTATAAACGGCTCATCAAGACTCAGAGCACTCAGACTAGAAGAGCAAGAAAACCCATCCGGTGTGCTTTCTGTAGCAAAATGTAATAATGTATCAGCATCTGGCAGTACCTGAACTCTCTGAACAGCTGCATTTACAGCTGCCTGTCTAGGACCAggctctctcttttctccactAGGTACTTTACCTTTAGCTACATCTCTTTTTACTTGAACTCCTTGAGCAGGGGGTGGTGTTTTACTTCTGCTTGGAGGCATTGTTTGTCCAGGGCTGTCTGGAAGGTCACTGGGACTTATAATACCACTTACCATTCCACTGCAAGGCTCACTTTGAACGGAACTAGCAATTGAACGGCTTTCAAAACTATCCAGGGAACTTACAGAAGTACATCTGCTGAACATGAGTGGTGTTTCCTGCACATAATGTTCTGGTGGGCTTTTAGGAGTCTGTGCACCACTCTTTGAGGGAGATTTGGCACCTGAAGAAAATTCAACAGCTTTATGTCTAGAGGAATCAGAAGGAGACAAACTAGAAGTCTGAAGTCTACTGGATTTTGTTCTGATGTGTTGTGATGTTGATGTGATTTCACTTACTGCACCTTCTGTAGATAGAGTCCCACTGTTTTCCTTTAGTTCCGCTATCTGTAGTGTGTTATTGGCATCTGTCACACGTGTGGATTGATCACGTCCTATTTCATCTTCAGCTGATGACAAAGATGACAAAGAGCTACACCTTGAAAAACATATTGGGGTATCTTCCACACAGTAAGTTTGTATAGTTTCCTGATTAATAGAGGGAGTTTTACAGGAGGCAGTCTTTTGTGCATGACCACCTCGGCTCTGTGCAGAATTTGGGTGAAGCTGATTCTGTCTCTTTGAACCAGCTGAGGGGGCTGACGTGCTCCCACTGCTTGAGGAAATATGGTCAGTTTTAGTGCTTTGCACTGAAGAAGTCTTTGGAAAAGTAAAAGATGGCTTCTGAGAAGGAGGAACTTCTGTTGAGTATTTTAAACTATAATCAATAGGCTGATCAACATGATGTTCCTCTTCATTGTACTTTATGCTATAATTAGTTGGTCTGTCTTCCTCTTCATGTTGTTCCTCCTCAGAATAACGTTCACTATAGTTGGTTGGCTTATCATCATCATAATCATCAATGTGGCACAAGGACTGGTTTACTTTCTGATTCATTCCAAGAGTTGAGCCTACTCTGTTCTGATCTGAACCATTGGATCCTCTTGATCTAAAGGAAGAAACACACTCTTGCTGTCCAAAAGGTGACTGATATTTCATGTGTTTATCATCTCCACTTTCCGTGTACACAGGGTAGGTTGCATTTTGGCTCCTTGACTgcctttgttcattttgtttcatttcatcatCTATTATATGCTTAGGCCTTGCCCATCTTTCATTCTGAGAGGGACTTTGCCTTCCAGAATTTAACTGTTCATCTGAGTATTTAAGACTATAATTAATAGGAGTGTCTAGCTCTCCATCATTGTCATCCATATGATTGGCACTATGAATCTTATGTGCCAAGTCAGCTGGATATTGACCGTAACTACAAAATTTACTTTCATCATCTTCGGAGTAAGATTCAATGGAAGGTTTCATTTGCCCTCTTTTACCGTAGCCATCACTGCTGCTGACGCTATTTAAACTATCATTTGAAGCTCTCTTGTATTCCATTTTTGTATAAGGCACAGGACATGTCCTGTTTGAATTCTCAGATTTAGGAAAGTATGTATTTGAGTGAGTATGGGCAGTGGCTGATCTCCTCGGggcatttctgtcttctgtcaAACAATGCATTTCAGAAGTGGAACCAGAACTTCTGTCTTCTTGTGGAATATGCATGCTTGTTACTTCTTCCATAACTTTGGCAATCTGAGCTGCAGCAGTAGAAATCTGCATTCCTATTCTCTTAGAGGAGTTCCCAGTATTCTCTGCAGCTGGATGATAGGTATTTAAACCTACTGCTCTATCCCTATCAAGACTTCTGTCTTTCTCAGATCGAGAATTTTCTATGTTTCCTCTactggaagaggaggagccagGCAATACTGTAGTATTTAAATATGGCGAAAGTACAGTCATATTACCAGCATTAAAACTCTCTGATCTGCATACACCATCATCATGCCGACTGGAGTCCAAGACATACTCACTGTATATGTTTTGCTTATGTCTCTGCTTATTACGGTGAGATGCTTTCGGGCTTAAATTATCAATGTTGTCAAAAGTCTCTGATAAATGCTGAGCATCTAATTCTGCTTCCagtgccttttgttttctgacatgAAGAGATGGTAAGCTTGATCCTGGAGACATAATGTTGGCATCCTTATATTTTGCTGGCCTGTTTGCCATGAGGTTTCTTAGAGCTGCAGCACTACCCATGGCtatcattttgtgttttgagtGAATGAGGTTTTTCAGCATGCTGACTGCTCCCATGTCCCACAGTGCCTCCTGATCCTTTGCATTTCGTGCAGAAAGATTCCACAGGGTCCCACATGCATTACTGACTATTGTCAAACTGTGTGACTTCAAGTGTTGTAACAAGGTTTGTAAGCAGCTGTTCTCTCGCAAGATTTGCCTGGTGTTGAGTAATTGAAAATGAACATCAGTAAGTGGCATTTCAAAAGGATAagagacaaagcaaaacaaaaacctatTATGCTAGAGGAAAGTTTTGCCCTTAGAAAGGATAATCATGAATTCTCCACCAGTGCAAATTTATCTTATATTTCCTCTAGCTTTCATCTGAATGCTAATTAAATCCTATTACAAATATGAATAGTTAGCTTTAAGTGCAGTTCATCATTAACAAGCAGTAGGTATTAATCTGTTTGCATATTCCTGTTATGTAAGTGAAATACTTGCCTTatcaaatgcattaaaaattaactgtaCTTAATTACTATACTTAATACATGCATTCATATTAAGACTCAGTCACAGAAACTGTCTACTTAATATACATGTGGAACTGctaaagattttcagaaaacgTATACCCACCTATGGTCCTCATTAGTAGCAATTAAGCTAGAAACATTTCTTAATATTCCTCCTCCACTTTCTATGATGGCTAAAGTGTTTGTTTGGCTCCGGTATGTCAGTGTGCTGACTAGAAATGCAAGAGCACCCTCAACAGCACATATATCAGCTTTGTTCTCAGTACAGTGTGCTGACAAATTCCATAAGGCACTCAGAACACTTTTTAGGGTGGATTCCTAGGAAAATAACAAAACGACAGAGAAGTTTTCAGCTATTGATCACAAGCTCTCAGAAATACGTAAGTTAGCTTCAAGGAGTTATGTATGTTccaatttctgctttctgggCTGGTAAGCTAGATGCAGGCAGCAGTGCACACATAAATACTTTTGTTcgcttctctccttccttcagctATGGATTTGGCATTGCTTGCcctgaagttttcagaaatatgtgCCACAATACTTGTTAGCTGCTATAACGGTAAAAATGGCTTGAACACTAGCTGGCAGGAGACTCTGGGATGGAATATAATCCTGTCTGGATACCAAAAATATATCTAGAAAATTACAGAAGTGGTAGTTATTTATTCATTAACTCAAAAGAGGTTTTATTAAATtgcaaaattataaaaaagGCTATTTCAACAGCACAGCTCATGAAACTGAAGAGCAATAGCTGTCAACCCccaaataaaattacagaaatactaATAGTTTTGAGATGTCACTGCTATGTTGTGGTCTGCTGCTATGTTAACTCAAAGCAACTCTCTTCTTCAAAGGAAGTTACCTAAACCACCCAAAATATCTGACCAACTCCTTTTATCAAAAAGGACAATAATATTTGTGGtttgtgtaaaataaattttggagAGATTGCATTTATCGCAATCATTTATACAGGATACCTTCTTAACTTCTAAAGCACATTCCATCAATGCTTTCACACTTCCAACTTCTCTTAGAGTCTTTTTACTGTTTACATCTGCTCGCCAGGACAAGTTCCTCAACACGCTTGCAATGACCtgcaaaacatgaaagaaaaataatgtaactCAATATAGCTACTTCTTTAGCAGGTTATCAGACTTTCCTCCTGGATTTCTGGAATGCTATAGATTAACTAACAGTGGTCATGTTCAGCTGCTGAACTAAAATTTgctaaaatctgctttttgttgtgttgCCTGCTAGACTGTTCTAATATTTCAGTATGAAGTTTGATCAAAGGTAttggtttttgtgtgtggttaCCTAAAACAAAGATTTGAAATCAGGATCCCTGCTTTCCACACTGGTTGAAAAATTGGTCCAAAAATTCAGATTTGTGCAGATTGGATGTCTGCACTGGACTTAACGTAATCTCAGGAGATTTATATAAtctttctctcagcttttctgcttGTAAGACAGAGTAACACTTGCCTGTCTCTCAGATGGTATGATTACTTTGATTAATGTTTATAAAgctctttaaagtattttaaaatacgCTGTCTTTTACAATCACAATAGTTATCTGTAGAAGATAGATAGCCATGTCCTTGTCCTTGGCAGCAGCTAGACTGAGATAAGACTGTCACTATAGTGGGCAGTCATTACATATTAAACTCCATCCATTTACAGGCTGCAGTAAGCATGTATATCCCTCATGAAATACATTTGATAGGAAACTTTTACCTATGGATATTCCCATTGTCACAGAAGTGCATAAATTTGTTAGATTATGTGATGAATGCTCCCCTGCTCAGACCCACAAGGGAGCACAGGGAGGCAGTGGCAGATGAAAGAACCTAGTAATACCCTGGCCTGGCTGCCCCCAGGCCCACCACAGGAGCCATCAGCCCATCAGAGGCCCATCTCAACACGCCCAGGGGAGCTCAGGGGCCCAGAGGCAGGCGGGAACCCAAACTAAGGGCTCAGAGAGGGGGCACCCTGTCTGGGCTCTTTCCAGGGCTCTCCCAGGGGACCCGCAGCCCCATGGCCCAGGTGTGACACCCATTCAGGGAAGTGAACGGGAGCAGCTCTCTGCACCTTTTGGACTGAGGCAGGTCAGTCCATAAGTCCTGGCCTAGGGATGTGGGACACTTTATGGGATCCAGGGGAAGAGCATTCTGGGACTGTAGAAGACTTATTATGGGTTTGGAGGACCCAAAGGTtccaaaggcaggaaaaggatGGATCTAGGTGATTCGGGGAGGTACAAGCATGGGAACACACAGGAATAAGGGGACAGAAAGGCCCAGTTGCATCTAAACAGTCGGCTGGCTGATATGCTTGTATGGCCACGCCCTTTGCCTGATGAGCACAGTCTGTCCCATATTCTTATTAAATCCCATTTCTGACTTTTCCTAAGTAAGGGACTTCCTGCTTTGTGTGCATACGTGTGTATGGGGGTCTACATGCCAGTGGCTGGAGACACACCACGGGTCAGAGGGCCCATGTCTCTGTGACTTCCTTTTCAagaatactaaatatttttaatatctgccCTAATACTAAATCAGAGAGTTTACCCGATAACCTCAACTGTAattctaattattttctcagtcGTAACTAGCTAGCTCCTCCTCTAGTGGACAAAATTTTTTGTGAGCAGTCTTTTAAGAGATAAAGTTGATTTTACTTAAAATCGTTCTTTTATCTGATGATTCACTcaaactgcaaggaaaacaggGTTTTCCCTTCCAAAAGCTGCTCCAGTTTGTTTACAgtatatattaattaaaatggattataatttaatatttaatagttTTAAACAAGTTCCATACCAATGAAGAACAGTTCTGCACTCTAAACTCTCAGGATCACCCCAAGCAcatccttattttctctacacAGCAGGAGCCATTGGAAGAGACACTCAGGTGTCACACCGAACACTTTGCTCATACTTAGAAAGCGTCTTTGGGAGGTGCTGGTGTCGAGAGTAGTTATGTATGACTTGTCAAGTCAAATACAGATTCTCTTTTGAAGTACAGCTTCCTCTACTATTACTCCCCTATTATTTACTTGC
The nucleotide sequence above comes from Gymnogyps californianus isolate 813 chromosome Z, ASM1813914v2, whole genome shotgun sequence. Encoded proteins:
- the APC gene encoding adenomatous polyposis coli protein isoform X6, which codes for MAAASYDQLLKQVEALKMENSNLRQELEDNSNHLTKLETEASNMKEVLKQLQGSIEDEAMASSGQIDLLERLKELNLESTNFPGVKLRPKVSVRSYGSREGSVSSRSGECSPVPMGSFPRRGFMNGSRESTGYLEELEKERSLLLAELEKEEKEKDWYYAQLQNLTKRIDSLPLTENFSLQTDMTRRQLEYEARQIRAAMEEQLGTCQDMEKRAQVRVARIQQIEKDILRIRQLLQSQAAEAERAPQSKHDAGSHDTERQNEGQGAAEISVATSSTGQGSAARMDHETANVMSSSNNYSVPRRLTSHLGTKIRAYCETCCEWQEAHEQGMDQDKNPMPAPVDHQICPAVCVLMKLSFDEEHRHAMNELGGLQAIAELLQVDCEMYGLTNDHYSVTLRRYAGMALTNLTFGDVANKATLCSMKGCMRALVAQLKSESEDLQQVIASVLRNLSWRADVNSKKTLREVGSVKALMECALEVKKESTLKSVLSALWNLSAHCTENKADICAVEGALAFLVSTLTYRSQTNTLAIIESGGGILRNVSSLIATNEDHRQILRENSCLQTLLQHLKSHSLTIVSNACGTLWNLSARNAKDQEALWDMGAVSMLKNLIHSKHKMIAMGSAAALRNLMANRPAKYKDANIMSPGSSLPSLHVRKQKALEAELDAQHLSETFDNIDNLSPKASHRNKQRHKQNIYSEYVLDSSRHDDGVCRSESFNAGNMTVLSPYLNTTVLPGSSSSSRGNIENSRSEKDRSLDRDRAVGLNTYHPAAENTGNSSKRIGMQISTAAAQIAKVMEEVTSMHIPQEDRSSGSTSEMHCLTEDRNAPRRSATAHTHSNTYFPKSENSNRTCPVPYTKMEYKRASNDSLNSVSSSDGYGKRGQMKPSIESYSEDDESKFCSYGQYPADLAHKIHSANHMDDNDGELDTPINYSLKYSDEQLNSGRQSPSQNERWARPKHIIDDEMKQNEQRQSRSQNATYPVYTESGDDKHMKYQSPFGQQECVSSFRSRGSNGSDQNRVGSTLGMNQKVNQSLCHIDDYDDDKPTNYSERYSEEEQHEEEDRPTNYSIKYNEEEHHVDQPIDYSLKYSTEVPPSQKPSFTFPKTSSVQSTKTDHISSSSGSTSAPSAGSKRQNQLHPNSAQSRGGHAQKTASCKTPSINQETIQTYCVEDTPICFSRCSSLSSLSSAEDEIGRDQSTRVTDANNTLQIAELKENSGTLSTEGAVSEITSTSQHIRTKSSRLQTSSLSPSDSSRHKAVEFSSGAKSPSKSGAQTPKSPPEHYVQETPLMFSRCTSVSSLDSFESRSIASSVQSEPCSGMVSGIISPSDLPDSPGQTMPPSRSKTPPPAQGVQVKRDVAKGKVPSGEKREPGPRQAAVNAAVQRVQVLPDADTLLHFATESTPDGFSCSSSLSALSLDEPFIQKDVELRIMPPVHENEHGNEAEPEQSDDTKDNQEKKAEKPTDAEKDILDDSDDDDIEILEACIISAMPTKSSRKAKKPSQASAPKIPPPVARKPSQLPVYKLLPSQSRLQSQKHVSFTPGDDMPRVYCVEGTPINFSTATSLSDLTIESPPSELANVDSVGTGAESGEFEKRDTIPTEGRSTDDSQRAKSSTVTTPGLDDDKTEEGDILAECINSAMPKGKSHKPFRVKKIMDQIQQASSSLSNKNQPEGEKKKPTSPVKPVPQNNEYRTRIRKTTEPKSNINNERSYPENRDAKKQNLKNNSRDFNDKLPNNEERVRGSFAFDSPHHYTPIEGTPYCFSRNDSLSSLDFDDDDVDLSREKAELRQGKEAKETETKDCTNPEQSSNQQPSNRTQVCQKHPTGRSQPKTFSQSTKDIPDRGAATDEKMQNFAIENTPVCFSCNSSLSSLSDIDQENNNNKEGEPAKHTEAPDSQMESNRPQTSGYAPKSFHVEDTPVCFSRNSSLSSLSIDSEDDLLQECISSAMPKKKKPSRIKSESEKNNSRNTGGILAEDLTLDLREIQRPDSEHGFSPDSENFDWKAIQEGANSIVSSLHQAAAAASLSRQASSDSDSILSLKSGISLGSPFHLTPDQEEKPFTSNKGPRILKPGEKSTLESKKIESETRGIKGGKKVYKSIITGKARSNSEVSSQLKQPQQTSVPSISRGRTMIHIPGVRNSSSSTSPVSKKGPPLKNTNSKSPSEGQSLTSSPRGVKSSVKPEPAPVTRQPSGLNQSGSSKGPSRSGSRDSTPSRPQQQPLSRPLQSPGRNSISPGKNGISPPNKLSQLPRTSSPSTASTKSSSSGRMSYTSPGRQMSQQNLTKQTALPKSTSSIPRSESASKGLNQALSSGGSNKKTELSRMSSTKSSGSESDRSERPVLVRQSTFIKEAPSPTLRRKLEESASFESLSPSRPDSPTRSQLQTPVLSPSLPDMSLSTHSTAQTSGWRKLPPNLSPSVEYDGRPAKRHDIARSHSESPSRLLINRSGTWKREHSKHSSSLPRVSTWRRTGSSSSILSASSESSEKAKSEDEKQHGSSLSGHRQSKESQAPAKGTWRKIKENEIPQIMNDPQHSSSGATNGSDAKTLIYQMAPAVSKTEDVWVRIEDCPINNPRSGRSPTGNTPPVIDSVSEKGGMNGKDSKEIQEKQTPGNGGVPVRTIGLENRLNSFFQIDSPDKKGTETKPLQNNPVPAPENNESTLSERTPFSSSSSSKHSSPIGAVAARVTPFNYNPSRRKSSVDNSSARPSQIPTPVNNSTKKRDSKSENPDSSGTQSPKRHSGSYLVTSV